In Dryobates pubescens isolate bDryPub1 chromosome 32, bDryPub1.pri, whole genome shotgun sequence, the following are encoded in one genomic region:
- the IRS1 gene encoding insulin receptor substrate 1: MASPTDNNEGFFSDVRKVGYLRKPKSMHKRFFVLRAASESGPARLEYYENEKKWRHKSGAPKRSIPLESCFNINKRADSKNKHLVALYTKDEHFAIAADSEPEQESWYQALLQLHNRAKGHHHFHHHHHHHHSDVTFGGSNSGLGEAGEDTYGEVAPGPAFKEVWQVILKPKGLGQTKNLIGIYRLCLTNKTISFVKLNSDAAAVVLQLLNIRRCGHSENFFFIEVGRSAVTGPGEFWMQVDDSVVAQNMHETILEAMRAMSEEFRPRSKSQSSSNCSNPISVPLRSRHHVNNPPPSQVGLSRRSRTESVTATSPAGGGGTCGKPSSFRVRASSDGEGTMSRPASVDGSPVSPSANRTHSHRHRGNSRLHPPLNHSRSIPMPSSRCSPSATSPVSLSSSSTSGHGSTSDCLFPRRSSASVSGSPSDGGFISSDEYGSSPCDFRSSFRSVTPDSLGHTPPARGDEELNYICMGGKATSSCSSLAAPNGHFIPRTCHPQQQSRYPSTPCCPRGGGEEVTDLEKAFRKRTHSAGTSPTISHQKTPSQSSVASIEEYTEMLPSYPCGSNRLPSYRHSAFVPTHSYPEECLEMHHLDSGHHRTNSAPHTDDGYMPMSPGVAPVPSGGEPPKGGDYMPMSPKSVSAPQQIINPGRGGRHPPATVDSNGYMMMSPSGSYSPDSGSAGYGKIWTNGAGHHPKLSVESNEGKLPCSGSDYINMSPASGSTTSTPPDCYFGGAGQPGVEDTSTAHHKPIYSYFSLPRSFKHVHRRGGGGPVMVGEEGSPQPRMALGSSRLLYAAEDSSSSTSSDSLGGGGGGSGGGSEVGPLPQSHPPRRVDTAVQTKGRLARPTRLSLGGPKASTLPRAREQPPLLLPPEPKSPGEYINIEFITGEKPAFPSAALGLGSEAAEEYMNMELGPPRAAGSATRPGRSAAPSSRDYVAMQLGAAAGSCPDCAGGASLCSPAVLLGYADKPPPVAATTAVASPEIPRPPAELSAAPPRSSSLLGGPGAGSAFTRVSLSPGRNQSAKVVRADPQGGRRRHSSETFSSTPSSARGPAAGGGGGTGTALPCGGAGGAEDVKRHSSASFENVWLRPAAGEAARREQPALENGLNYIDLDLVKDFSHRRHRHLHLPAEAGGKQPAKSPGQPRGNGHASDDLSAYASISFQQREEV, translated from the coding sequence ATGGCCAGCCCTACGGATAATAACGAGGGCTTCTTCTCGGATGTCAGAAAGGTGGGTTACTTACGCAAACCCAAGAGCATGCACAAACGCTTTTTCgtgctgagggcagccagcGAGTCTGGACCCGCCCGGCTGGAGTATTAcgagaatgagaagaaatggagaCACAAGTCAGGGGCCCCCAAGCGCTCCATcccactggaaagctgctttaaCATCAACAAACGCGCTGACTCCAAGAACAAGCACCTGGTGGCCCTCTACACCAAGGACGAGCACTTTGCCATTGCAGCTGACAGTGAGCCTGAACAGGAGAGCTGGTACCAAGCTTTGCTGCAGTTGCACAACAGGGCCAAGGGCCACCACCACttccatcaccatcaccaccaccaccacagtgaTGTCACCTTTGGAGGCAGCAActctgggctgggggaagcaggTGAGGACACCTATGGTGAGGTagcccctggcccagctttTAAGGAAGTTTGGCAAGTAATTCTGAAGCCTAAGGGCCTAGGCCAGACAAAGAACCTGATTGGCATCTACCGCCTGTGCCTGACTAACAAGACCATCAGCTTTGTGAAGCTGAATTCAGATGcggctgctgtggtgctgcagctgctcaatATCCGACGCTGTGGTCACTCTGAGAACTTCTTCTTTATTGAGGTGGGACGCTCAGCCGTCACTGGGCCTGGTGAGTTCTGGATGCAGGTGGATGACTCCGTGGTGGCACAGAACATGCATGAAACCATCCTGGAGGCTATGCGAGCCATGAGTGAGGAGTTCCGGCCCCGCAGCAAGAGCCAGTCCTCCTCAAACTGTTCCAACCCCATCTCTGTGCCCCTTCGCAGCAGGCACCACGTCAACAACCCTCCGCCCAGCCAAGTGGGGCTCAGCCGCCGGTCCAGAACTGAGAGTGTCACTGCCACCTCTCCTGCTGGGGGTGGAGGAACGTGTGGGAAACCTAGCTCGTTTCGAGTGCGAGCATCGAGTGATGGGGAAGGCACAATGTCGAGGCCTGCCTCTGTGGATGGTAGCCCGGTAAGTCCCAGTGCCAACCGGACCCATTCACATAGGCACCGGGGAAACTCGAGGCTCCATCCTCCACTCAACCACAGCCGGTCCATCCCTATGCCCTCCTCACGCTGCTCTCCTTCAGCCACCAGCCCAGTTAGTctgtcctccagcagcacaagtGGCCATGGTTCCACCTCTGACTGCCTTTTTCCACGAAGGTCCAGTGCATCAGTTTCTGGCTCCCCTAGTGATGGTGGATTTATTTCTTCTGATGAGTACGGTTCCAGCCCATGTGACTTTCGTAGCTCTTTTCGCAGTGTGACTCCAGATTCATTGGGACACACCCCGCCAGCTAGGGGTGATGAAGAGCTCAACTATATTTGCATGGGGGGGAAGGCCACCTCCTCATGCAGTAGCCTTGCTGCCCCCAACGGCCACTTTATCCCACGTACctgccacccacagcagcagtcCCGCTACCCTAGTACACCATGCTGCCCTcgaggtggtggtgaggaggtGACTGATCTGGAGAAGGCATTCAGGAAGAGGACTCACTCTGCAGGCACTTCGCCCACCATCTCCCACCAGAAGACACCCTCACAGTCTTCAGTGGCCTCCATTGAGGAGTACACGGAGATGCTGCCTTCTTATCCCTGTGGCAGCAACCGTCTCCCCTCCTACCGGCACTCGGCCTTTGTGCCCACACACTCCTACCCAGAGGAGTGTCTGGAGATGCACCACCTGGACAGTGGTCATCATCGAACCAACTCTGCACCACACACGGATGATGGCTACATGCCCATGTCACCTGGCGTCGCCCCTGTGCCCAGTGGTGGGGAGCCCCCCAAGGGTGGTGACTACATGCCCATGAGCCCTAAGAGCGTGTCGGCCCCACAGCAGATCATCAACCCTGGTAGGGGAGGCCGCCACCCTCCAGCCACGGTGGACTCTAATGGCTACATGATGATGTCCCCCAGTGGCAGCTATTCGCCTGACAGTGGCTCAGCGGGCTATGGCAAGATCTGGACAAATGGTGCTGGCCACCACCCCAAACTCtcagtagagagcaatgaagggaAGCTCCCGTGCAGCGGCAGCGACTACATAAACATGTCCCCAGCCAGCGgttccaccaccagcaccccaccTGACTGTTACTTTGGGGGTGCAGGACAGCCAGGCGTCGAGGATACCAGCACAGCCCACCACAAACCCATCTACTCCTACTTCTCACTGCCACGCTCCTTCAAGCACGTGCACCGGCGGGGTGGTGGAGGGCCAGTGATGGTGGGTGAGgaaggcagcccccagccccgcatGGCGCTCGGATCCAGCCGCCTTCTTTATGCTGCCGAGGACTCATCGTCGTCGACCAGCAGTGACagcctgggtggtggtggtggcggcAGTGGTGGTGGCTCCGAGGTTGGCCCCCTGCCACAGTCGCACCCCCCGCGCAGGGTGGATACGGCTGTGCAGACCAAGGGCCGGTTGGCACGACCGACGCGGCTGTCGCTGGGCGGCCCCAAGGCCAGCACCCTGCCCCGGGCCCGGGAGCAGCCCCCGCTCCTCTTGCCCCCGGAGCCCAAGAGCCCCGGCGAGTACATCAACATCGAATTCATCACTGGCGAGAAGCCGGCCTTTCCCTCGGCCGCCCTGGGGCTCGGCAGCGAGGCCGCCGAGGAGTACATGAACATGGAGCTGGGTCCCCCGCGGGCCGCCGGCTCCGCGACACGGCCCGGCCGAAGTGCGGCCCCCAGTTCGCGGGACTACGTGGCGATGCAGCTGGGGGCGGCCGCGGGCTCCTGCCCGGACTGTGCCGGCGGCGCTTCTCTCTGCTCGCCCGCCGTCCTGCTCGGCTATGCCGACAAGCCCCCGCCGGTGGCCGCGACCACGGCGGTGGCCTCCCCGGAGATTCCGCGGCCGCCGGCCGAGCTATCGGCAGCCCCGCCGCGCTCCTCCTCCCTGTTGGGGGGCCCCGGCGCAGGAAGCGCCTTCACCCGCGTCAGTCTCAGCCCCGGCCGCAATCAGAGCGCTAAGGTGGTGCGGGCCGACCCTCAGGGCGGACGCCGCCGGCACAGTTCCGAAACCTTCTCGTCCACGCCGAGCTCCGCCCGTGGACCGGcagccggcggcggcggggggacCGGGACTGCTTTGCCATGCGGCGGCGCGGGGGGAGCCGAGGACGTGAAGCGACACAGTTCGGCCTCCTTCGAGAACGTCTGGCTGCGGCCCGCCGCAGGGGAGGCGGCCCGCCGGGAGCAGCCCGCGCTAGAGAACGGTCTCAACTATATCGACCTGGACCTGGTGAAGGACTTCAGCCACCGCCGCCACCGCCATCTCCACCTTCCCGCCGAGGCCGGCGGGAAGCAGCCAGCGAAGTCCCCGGGACAGCCCCGTGGGAACGGCCATGCCAGCGACGACCTGAGCGCCTACGCCAGCATCAGCTTCCAGCAGCGGGAGGAGGTGTAG